One Maridesulfovibrio bastinii DSM 16055 genomic region harbors:
- a CDS encoding glycosyltransferase family 2 protein has protein sequence MIPTYNQPEFLPEAVNSALAQTYQNLEIIIADDHSSDEACLDVMASYKNDSRVRVCRNEHNLGRVANYQKTLYDRARGDLVLNLDGDDYFVDPTFIEQAVALFQEHPELVMVSGVFDDLSPEGVLKSSESNNCDKCIYTPAEAFEALLTGRYFPFHGSTLYRRDMAVKIGFYQHDIISADLESLLRLMLTGNVASIPCEAMVRRRHGGNVSSAISVADFIDDTITFSAPLRYGTAVDPKVDREFLKSWVARYAYHKGKDNAYKILKHNKSNSGYFSYVYELLRCHPKSGLRIALQPKNILKVLRNLLP, from the coding sequence ATGATTCCTACATATAATCAGCCTGAATTTCTGCCTGAGGCGGTAAATTCGGCCTTGGCGCAGACATATCAGAATCTTGAAATAATTATAGCCGATGATCATTCAAGTGATGAAGCCTGTCTGGACGTTATGGCTTCCTATAAGAACGATTCAAGAGTTCGTGTCTGCCGTAATGAACATAATCTTGGGCGGGTGGCGAATTATCAGAAAACGCTTTACGATCGGGCTCGTGGAGATTTGGTCTTAAATCTTGATGGCGATGATTATTTTGTTGATCCCACATTTATTGAACAGGCAGTTGCACTTTTTCAGGAACATCCCGAATTGGTGATGGTTTCCGGGGTGTTCGATGATCTGTCTCCGGAAGGAGTCCTCAAGTCTAGTGAATCAAATAATTGTGACAAGTGTATATACACGCCAGCCGAAGCCTTTGAAGCTCTGCTTACCGGACGCTATTTCCCGTTTCACGGCTCCACACTCTATAGGCGTGATATGGCGGTTAAGATAGGCTTCTACCAGCATGATATTATTTCAGCTGATCTGGAATCATTACTGCGGTTGATGCTGACCGGGAATGTCGCCTCAATTCCCTGTGAGGCGATGGTTCGCAGGCGGCATGGTGGAAATGTCAGCAGTGCTATTAGTGTTGCTGATTTTATTGATGATACAATCACATTTTCAGCACCATTGCGCTATGGGACAGCGGTTGATCCGAAGGTCGACCGGGAATTCCTAAAGTCTTGGGTCGCACGCTACGCCTATCACAAAGGTAAAGATAACGCCTATAAAATATTAAAGCACAACAAGTCTAATTCAGGATATTTTTCATATGTTTATGAGCTGCTCCGCTGCCACCCCAAAAGTGGCCTCCGTATAGCCTTGCAACCTAAAAATATTCTCAAAGTACTCCGAAACCTGCTGCCGTAA
- a CDS encoding AraC family transcriptional regulator: MVTESTNQIIKSRKKLARKILQKTEFSHRLESEIPGLIFVRHESPTSPLNTIYNPSICLVAQGSKRAVLNNNEEYVYNETDMLITSVGLPVISSILEATPEKPLLSLVYRLDMHAVSQLLVDSNLPVIQKEHTSRGMALCKVPAELYSCFNRMIDLLDNPRDIPIIAPLIHKEIIYRLLMSDLGSRLRHTATAGTHGQQVAQVVNWIQHNFNKPFKTEDLAKKSGMSISTFHNHFREMTAMSPLQFQKSLRLHEARRLMLTGKKDASTAALKVGYESASQFNREYKRMFGDPPLRDIKKLNSSVAEYYPERYDHIREGNI; the protein is encoded by the coding sequence ATGGTCACTGAATCTACAAACCAGATTATTAAATCACGTAAAAAACTTGCCCGGAAAATTCTTCAAAAAACAGAATTCAGCCATCGTTTAGAATCAGAAATACCCGGCCTGATTTTCGTCAGGCACGAATCGCCCACAAGCCCTTTAAATACGATCTACAATCCTTCAATATGCCTTGTTGCTCAGGGATCAAAACGGGCCGTTCTAAATAATAATGAAGAGTATGTATATAACGAAACAGATATGCTGATAACCTCAGTAGGGCTTCCTGTTATATCAAGCATTCTGGAGGCAACACCCGAAAAACCGCTTTTATCCCTTGTCTACAGGCTTGATATGCATGCTGTAAGCCAACTTCTTGTAGACAGTAACCTACCGGTAATTCAAAAAGAACACACCAGCAGGGGGATGGCTTTGTGCAAAGTTCCAGCTGAACTTTACAGCTGTTTCAACAGGATGATTGATCTTCTTGATAATCCAAGGGATATTCCCATAATTGCCCCGCTGATTCACAAAGAAATTATTTACAGACTCCTTATGAGTGATCTCGGCTCAAGACTACGCCACACCGCCACGGCAGGCACACACGGTCAGCAGGTGGCCCAAGTGGTCAACTGGATTCAGCATAATTTTAACAAGCCCTTCAAAACAGAAGATCTTGCTAAAAAGTCAGGAATGAGCATTTCAACTTTTCATAATCATTTCAGGGAAATGACCGCAATGAGTCCATTGCAGTTTCAAAAATCACTTCGCCTTCACGAAGCCCGCAGACTCATGCTTACCGGGAAAAAAGATGCCTCAACCGCAGCTTTGAAAGTGGGATACGAAAGTGCCTCACAATTCAACCGCGAGTATAAAAGAATGTTCGGTGATCCTCCCTTGCGGGATATAAAAAAGCTGAACAGCTCTGTAGCAGAATATTATCCTGAGCGGTACGATCATATCCGGGAAGGGAATATTTAA
- the larB gene encoding nickel pincer cofactor biosynthesis protein LarB — translation MIMSDKLVKILNGIKDGSLNVDDALGMIEGNTTVDLGHTKFDLSRPSRNGFPEVIYGAGKTPEQVGDIFLKLKDRTNLLATRVRPEMAAHVKSLCAGVEYNELGRTLTYISHPVDYREGEVMIVTAGTSDLGVAEEARVTCEMMGNHSKVISDVGVAGIHRLMERLEDIQKARVLIVIAGMEGALASVIGGLVSKPIIAVPTSVGYGASFSGLSALLGMLTSCASGVSVVNIDNGFGAACAANRINCL, via the coding sequence TTGATTATGAGTGATAAATTAGTAAAAATATTGAACGGAATTAAAGACGGCAGTCTTAATGTTGATGATGCTCTTGGGATGATAGAAGGAAATACCACAGTTGACCTTGGGCACACGAAATTTGATCTTTCACGGCCATCTAGAAACGGATTCCCTGAAGTTATATATGGTGCAGGAAAAACACCTGAACAGGTCGGTGATATTTTCTTGAAATTGAAAGATCGCACCAATCTGCTGGCGACAAGAGTCCGTCCTGAAATGGCCGCGCATGTAAAAAGTCTGTGTGCTGGGGTAGAGTATAATGAGTTAGGCAGAACCCTCACATATATAAGCCATCCTGTTGATTACCGCGAAGGTGAAGTGATGATTGTCACCGCTGGAACCTCTGATCTCGGAGTTGCTGAGGAAGCCAGAGTTACCTGTGAAATGATGGGTAATCATTCAAAGGTGATATCTGATGTTGGCGTAGCCGGTATTCACAGACTTATGGAACGGCTTGAAGATATTCAAAAAGCCAGAGTACTGATTGTCATAGCTGGAATGGAAGGAGCTCTGGCAAGTGTTATCGGCGGATTGGTTTCCAAGCCGATAATCGCTGTACCCACCTCGGTAGGGTATGGAGCATCTTTTTCAGGGCTTTCCGCGCTGCTGGGAATGTTGACCTCATGCGCCAGTGGAGTATCCGTGGTTAATATTGATAACGGATTTGGTGCTGCCTGTGCTGCAAACAGGATAAACTGCCTGTAA
- a CDS encoding HEAT repeat domain-containing protein has product MTDCAKILKDLNSDDNEIVREAAFQAGEHNCVEAVPLLAELLKTNHLGLQEAADHALRHIGGKETVQAVVPLLRSDDAPVRNLSMDLLREVGAQDFPSLVALVHDEDTDVRIFAVDILGSTDSFMAVEPLCDALLKDPEVNVRYQAAVSLGELANPDAAKCLNLAMKDDEWVQYAVIEALAKIKHASSVEALVKALDHSSDLVASMIIDALSEVGNIKAVTMLLRHLDKSATALRNKIVKAIVNILGGKSLKLLSSSEKEKLRQYMLIALKDEDEEVQDAAILGLGFVGGEKASAQVLQLSEKLDPDRDRERLAAIVDNLANIGLNQSLIDALNSDSVKVATVAVEVLSKIEGPETAEALMKAFPDKDRNLKRDILAALVQVAGAEAKDFFVNVLETEQDGAMLKATLLFLGDELGLEEEGEKIFSLLRHPYDDVKEAALEACVSIGGEEMISRFVEMFSSDDPIDRLMAVYALGKLDSEGNLEIIKLALEDEIPDIRKIALESLNLCTIDNEDLDLIVSRLNDENRDVRLTVIELMGHCYNEKVAGYIIQALDDADDWVQIRAAEALGEKKEKAALAKLITLLDAPNKLVVLKVIDALGNIGGTLAFQALLAVSNSSEDSEVVQAAEESILKIQEEQGDGE; this is encoded by the coding sequence ATGACGGACTGCGCCAAGATTCTTAAAGACCTTAACAGCGATGATAACGAAATAGTTCGTGAGGCCGCGTTTCAGGCTGGTGAGCACAATTGTGTTGAAGCAGTACCTCTTCTCGCCGAATTATTGAAAACCAACCATTTAGGATTGCAGGAAGCAGCAGATCATGCTTTGAGGCATATAGGGGGAAAGGAAACTGTTCAGGCAGTTGTTCCTCTTCTGAGATCTGATGACGCTCCGGTCCGAAATCTTTCAATGGACCTTCTGCGTGAGGTCGGGGCTCAGGATTTTCCTTCACTGGTTGCCCTTGTCCATGATGAAGATACAGATGTAAGAATTTTTGCTGTTGATATACTTGGTTCTACCGACAGCTTCATGGCTGTTGAGCCGTTATGCGATGCTCTTCTTAAAGACCCTGAAGTCAATGTCAGATATCAGGCTGCGGTGAGCCTTGGTGAATTAGCCAACCCTGATGCCGCTAAGTGTTTGAATCTGGCAATGAAAGATGATGAATGGGTTCAGTATGCTGTTATCGAAGCTCTGGCTAAAATCAAACATGCCAGCTCGGTAGAAGCTCTGGTTAAAGCCCTTGATCACAGTTCCGATCTTGTTGCTTCAATGATCATTGATGCTCTAAGTGAAGTTGGAAACATCAAGGCTGTAACCATGCTGCTCAGGCATCTGGATAAGTCGGCAACAGCTTTAAGAAATAAAATAGTAAAAGCCATAGTTAATATTCTGGGCGGCAAATCTCTCAAGCTGCTTTCCAGCTCCGAAAAGGAAAAACTTCGCCAATACATGCTCATCGCTTTGAAAGATGAAGATGAGGAAGTTCAGGACGCAGCCATTCTGGGGCTTGGATTCGTTGGTGGCGAGAAAGCCAGTGCGCAGGTTCTACAGCTTAGTGAAAAGCTTGATCCTGACCGTGACCGGGAAAGGCTCGCTGCCATTGTTGATAATCTTGCTAATATAGGTCTCAATCAATCCTTAATCGATGCTTTGAACTCTGATTCAGTGAAAGTGGCCACTGTTGCCGTTGAAGTTCTTTCAAAGATTGAAGGACCTGAAACAGCAGAAGCTTTAATGAAGGCTTTCCCTGATAAGGACCGTAACCTTAAGAGGGATATCCTTGCGGCTCTTGTTCAAGTTGCAGGAGCAGAGGCTAAAGACTTTTTTGTCAATGTGCTTGAAACAGAGCAGGATGGGGCAATGCTTAAAGCTACATTGCTCTTTCTTGGTGATGAGCTTGGGCTTGAAGAAGAAGGTGAGAAAATTTTCTCCTTGCTCAGGCATCCGTATGACGACGTCAAGGAAGCAGCTCTTGAAGCTTGTGTTTCAATAGGCGGCGAGGAAATGATTTCCAGATTTGTGGAAATGTTTTCCAGCGATGATCCTATTGATAGGCTTATGGCTGTTTATGCTCTGGGTAAGCTTGATTCCGAAGGAAATCTTGAAATCATTAAACTCGCTCTTGAAGATGAAATTCCTGATATCCGTAAGATTGCGCTGGAATCACTTAATTTATGTACCATCGATAACGAAGACCTCGATTTAATCGTCTCCCGCCTTAATGATGAGAATCGTGATGTAAGGCTGACAGTTATTGAGCTGATGGGGCATTGCTATAATGAAAAAGTTGCTGGTTATATAATTCAGGCCCTTGATGATGCTGACGACTGGGTTCAGATTCGTGCAGCAGAAGCTTTGGGAGAGAAAAAAGAAAAAGCAGCTTTGGCAAAGCTGATTACTTTGCTTGATGCTCCGAACAAACTTGTAGTTCTTAAAGTTATTGACGCTCTAGGCAATATCGGAGGAACTTTGGCTTTTCAGGCGCTGCTGGCAGTTTCTAACTCCAGTGAAGATTCGGAAGTGGTTCAGGCTGCGGAGGAATCAATTCTTAAAATACAAGAAGAGCAAGGAGATGGAGAATAA
- a CDS encoding arabinose transporter, translated as MCSTDNSLTASQPVDESTGPKVLLPLIGVVFMLYLVIGLAMPVLPLYVHNDLGFDTFIVGLVVGSQFAVAVFSRTGAGLFVDRKGVKQAVVLGLLVAACAGALCIASTLLANFKILSISLLVLGRFLLGAGENLVITGSLCWGMTMLGPNRSGQVMAWIGTAIFGALAVSTPLGNFVYESYHFEGVAIVSFLIPLLALPLIYRLASVPPPPRNTVSIKKVIGAVWMPGVSVALSGFGYGAVTTFITLLFVKGGWVGVWIVLSALSVSFMVGRLCLGHLPDKIGGAKVALVCVLIESVGQGLIWIAQGPLAAIIGVTLTGLGYSLVYPALGVESLRRVVPEHRGLAMATYTVFLDISLGMSGPVLGWIAGRSGLESVYLVSMIVALCATVMIVRLLKAPCIICE; from the coding sequence ATGTGTTCCACTGATAATTCTTTAACAGCCAGTCAGCCGGTTGATGAAAGTACAGGGCCGAAAGTCCTTTTACCGCTGATAGGTGTTGTTTTCATGTTGTATCTGGTCATCGGGCTGGCTATGCCTGTTCTGCCACTTTATGTTCACAATGATCTCGGCTTTGATACCTTTATAGTCGGGCTGGTTGTGGGCAGTCAGTTTGCGGTTGCTGTTTTTTCAAGAACCGGAGCAGGGCTTTTTGTCGACCGGAAAGGGGTTAAGCAGGCCGTTGTTCTGGGACTGCTTGTTGCGGCCTGTGCCGGTGCGCTTTGCATAGCCTCAACTCTGCTGGCAAATTTTAAAATACTTTCCATCTCCCTTTTGGTGCTCGGACGTTTTCTGCTTGGGGCAGGAGAGAATCTGGTTATAACCGGATCTTTGTGCTGGGGGATGACCATGCTGGGTCCCAACCGCTCAGGACAGGTCATGGCCTGGATAGGAACTGCTATTTTCGGTGCTCTTGCAGTCAGTACTCCCCTTGGTAATTTTGTTTATGAAAGTTACCACTTTGAAGGTGTAGCCATTGTTTCATTTCTCATTCCACTGCTTGCTCTGCCGTTGATATATCGGCTTGCTTCTGTTCCTCCGCCGCCGAGAAATACCGTATCAATCAAAAAAGTCATCGGTGCTGTATGGATGCCCGGAGTCAGTGTGGCCTTGAGTGGTTTTGGATATGGAGCTGTAACCACATTCATAACCCTGCTTTTTGTTAAGGGAGGCTGGGTCGGAGTCTGGATAGTTTTATCCGCACTGAGTGTCTCTTTTATGGTCGGCAGGCTTTGTCTCGGACATCTGCCGGATAAAATAGGTGGAGCTAAAGTTGCTCTGGTCTGTGTTCTCATAGAAAGTGTCGGACAGGGACTTATCTGGATTGCGCAGGGACCTTTGGCAGCCATAATTGGTGTTACTTTGACAGGTCTGGGATATTCGCTTGTTTATCCCGCTCTTGGAGTTGAATCACTCCGGCGGGTTGTTCCTGAGCATCGTGGACTTGCTATGGCAACCTATACAGTTTTTCTGGATATTTCACTTGGGATGAGCGGACCCGTGCTGGGCTGGATAGCCGGCCGATCAGGACTTGAGTCTGTCTACCTTGTAAGCATGATTGTTGCTTTATGCGCAACTGTGATGATTGTACGTTTATTAAAGGCTCCCTGTATCATCTGTGAATAA
- the larE gene encoding ATP-dependent sacrificial sulfur transferase LarE — MNTDNILENKYKKLSELLSGMGNAVLAFSGGVDSSLLLYAAAKSIKESLLVVTFKTPYSPQSEIKAALKLVESFGVRHLVIETDLPDFLQNNPPERCYLCKKYLFGKLLEIAADNSISHVIDGSNVDDLGDYRPGRKAIKELGIESPLLAAGFSKQDIRDVSRIKGLDTWDTPAGACLLTRIPHGNFVEESELLKIDKGEQLIRSIGFPAVRLRSHGRLARIEVPSEEVAGLCSALLESSLSPEIKALGYDHVTVDIDGYRMGSLNKIDKKYS, encoded by the coding sequence GTGAATACTGATAACATCTTAGAAAATAAGTATAAAAAACTTAGTGAATTACTATCTGGGATGGGAAACGCTGTTCTGGCTTTTTCCGGTGGGGTGGACAGTTCATTGCTGCTTTATGCTGCGGCTAAGTCCATTAAGGAAAGTCTGCTGGTAGTAACTTTCAAAACGCCTTATTCTCCGCAATCTGAAATCAAGGCAGCTTTGAAACTGGTTGAATCTTTTGGAGTCCGCCATCTTGTAATTGAAACTGATCTGCCGGATTTTCTGCAGAATAATCCACCTGAGAGATGTTATCTTTGCAAAAAATATTTGTTTGGAAAACTTTTGGAGATAGCCGCTGACAATTCTATCAGTCATGTCATTGACGGAAGCAATGTTGATGATCTCGGAGATTACCGACCGGGGCGCAAGGCCATTAAGGAACTGGGAATAGAAAGTCCTCTTCTTGCTGCCGGATTTTCCAAACAGGATATCCGGGACGTTTCCAGAATAAAGGGTCTGGATACTTGGGATACTCCGGCAGGAGCGTGTCTGCTTACCCGTATTCCACATGGGAATTTTGTTGAAGAATCTGAGCTGCTTAAAATTGATAAAGGTGAACAGCTGATAAGATCCATCGGTTTTCCTGCGGTTCGCCTGCGCAGTCACGGTCGACTTGCCCGTATTGAGGTCCCTTCTGAAGAAGTTGCGGGCCTTTGTTCAGCATTGCTTGAAAGTAGTCTCAGCCCTGAAATTAAGGCTCTCGGATATGATCATGTCACTGTTGATATTGACGGATACCGTATGGGCAGCCTCAATAAGATTGATAAAAAATATTCCTGA
- a CDS encoding protein-glutamate methylesterase/protein-glutamine glutaminase — protein MITVVVVDDSAFMRKAISTMLEKDSGIKVVATARDGEEGLEKIRKFNPDVVTLDIEMPRMDGLTALRHIMMEMPRPVLMVSSLTTEGAEATLKAMDLGAVDFIPKQLSKVSLDIVKIEFDLITKVKTVARRKMRPVPKLRSSLAAHRNVESRSAAKAVKPRVGRPKRDVVVIGVSTGGPPAVQKILSAFPADFPAGIVIAQHMPKAFTGPFAKRLDGVSKISVKEAETGDRLSPGHAFVAPGGSHLILNQKMSRVDLCVTPDPADALYKPSANVLVTSVAEAMGRRALGVILTGMGNDGRDGIKVLKSKGGRAIAQSDSTCVVYGMPKAIVDDGLADEIVDIDDMADAIMNNLYL, from the coding sequence GTGATTACGGTTGTTGTTGTCGATGATTCCGCTTTCATGCGCAAGGCTATCAGTACGATGCTGGAAAAAGATTCCGGTATCAAAGTAGTTGCCACCGCTCGTGATGGCGAAGAAGGGCTTGAAAAAATAAGAAAATTCAATCCGGATGTCGTAACACTTGATATTGAAATGCCACGTATGGACGGGCTGACAGCTTTAAGGCATATAATGATGGAAATGCCACGTCCTGTTCTGATGGTAAGCTCATTGACAACTGAAGGTGCTGAGGCAACTTTGAAAGCAATGGATCTTGGTGCTGTAGATTTTATTCCAAAGCAGCTATCCAAGGTTTCTCTAGATATCGTTAAAATTGAATTTGATCTTATAACAAAGGTTAAAACTGTGGCCCGGCGCAAAATGCGTCCCGTGCCTAAATTACGGTCTTCCCTTGCAGCCCACAGAAATGTGGAAAGCCGTTCTGCTGCGAAAGCTGTGAAGCCCAGAGTCGGCAGGCCGAAAAGAGACGTTGTTGTAATTGGCGTCTCAACTGGTGGGCCGCCGGCTGTGCAGAAAATTCTTTCAGCTTTCCCGGCTGATTTCCCGGCAGGTATTGTTATTGCTCAGCACATGCCGAAAGCTTTTACCGGTCCGTTTGCCAAAAGATTGGACGGAGTGAGCAAAATTAGTGTTAAAGAAGCTGAGACAGGTGATAGACTTTCACCCGGACATGCGTTTGTGGCTCCGGGGGGATCTCATCTTATATTAAATCAGAAGATGAGCAGGGTTGATCTCTGCGTCACACCTGATCCTGCCGATGCCTTATACAAACCTTCGGCCAATGTTTTAGTTACTTCCGTTGCCGAGGCAATGGGCAGAAGGGCTCTGGGAGTAATTTTAACCGGTATGGGCAATGATGGAAGAGACGGTATAAAAGTTCTTAAATCAAAAGGCGGCAGGGCTATTGCCCAGAGTGACTCAACTTGTGTAGTTTATGGTATGCCTAAGGCCATAGTTGATGACGGCCTTGCCGATGAAATTGTTGATATTGATGATATGGCAGATGCCATTATGAACAATTTGTATCTGTAA
- a CDS encoding glycosyltransferase: protein MNMEFKYVPPGMPSELQSLNLDELCQHYWTHQDCFMTDEYLCTSYFSRFLAEADLTKHQNAIKCFIHMMNKFIQLSPFNPILQNVTAQLYNTAENSVKNKLLAPHNISSDFQSRITHLQQRGKIQKAHDVILAELQSSPASLPLADMLLEMDISSGLPLESWLNNFEVPDLFKKDWQHLLALKHAKYAKFEEALYYWEQIADGADMDRDISCNLMGASYLKTGNKQKAAELFAKSLAIDPSQTPIKLLKAELENPFTIKKDALGDRSIPVCIYSFNKDSFLEMTLHSVCKSSLGKSDIIILLNGCSDNSQNVVEKIKSEYPEVSIELIVMPVNIGAPAARNYLVNRVLTSRNTEYMAFLDDDVELPADWLESLVTAIEEDPKIGAVGCKVLNPQDSSYQYLYRNTSIAKPGIIRLSLSTPLHTTDSGLYDVRRDVDTVMGCCHLIRTECFEKVPGFDIGFSPSQLDDVAFHLDLRLHGYKVRYLGQLSCTHHRSTGFMNAKMHGFNGNSLGNDVKFYYRFLDSFEKIKSWQDNRNSKLS from the coding sequence ATGAATATGGAATTTAAATATGTGCCTCCGGGAATGCCCAGCGAATTACAGTCATTAAATCTTGATGAACTCTGCCAGCATTATTGGACTCATCAGGATTGTTTCATGACTGATGAGTATCTCTGCACAAGCTATTTTAGCAGATTTCTGGCAGAAGCAGATCTCACTAAGCACCAGAATGCGATTAAATGCTTTATTCATATGATGAATAAATTCATACAGCTGTCACCATTTAATCCCATTCTTCAAAATGTCACGGCCCAGCTCTACAACACAGCGGAGAACTCTGTAAAAAACAAGTTACTCGCCCCGCACAATATTTCCTCTGATTTTCAGTCAAGAATCACACATCTGCAACAACGCGGTAAAATTCAGAAAGCCCACGATGTTATTCTGGCTGAATTGCAGTCTTCTCCAGCCAGTCTACCTTTAGCTGATATGCTGCTGGAAATGGACATCTCAAGTGGTCTCCCGCTTGAATCATGGCTGAATAATTTTGAGGTTCCCGATCTTTTCAAAAAGGACTGGCAACACCTGCTGGCATTGAAACATGCCAAGTATGCAAAGTTTGAAGAGGCACTATATTACTGGGAACAGATAGCTGATGGAGCAGACATGGACCGCGACATAAGTTGCAACCTTATGGGCGCAAGTTATCTAAAGACAGGTAATAAGCAAAAAGCAGCCGAGCTATTTGCAAAATCTCTTGCAATAGACCCGTCACAGACTCCGATAAAACTGCTCAAAGCTGAACTTGAAAATCCCTTTACCATAAAAAAAGACGCTCTTGGCGACAGGTCCATTCCTGTCTGCATATACTCATTCAACAAAGACAGTTTCCTTGAAATGACCCTGCACAGCGTCTGCAAATCTTCTCTTGGAAAATCCGATATAATTATTCTGCTCAACGGGTGCAGTGATAACAGTCAGAATGTAGTTGAGAAAATAAAGTCTGAATATCCTGAGGTTTCCATAGAATTAATCGTAATGCCGGTTAATATTGGAGCTCCTGCTGCAAGAAATTACCTTGTGAACCGTGTTCTGACATCCAGAAACACTGAATACATGGCTTTTCTTGACGATGATGTGGAATTACCGGCGGACTGGCTGGAAAGCCTTGTTACTGCAATAGAAGAAGATCCGAAGATAGGAGCTGTAGGCTGCAAGGTTCTGAATCCGCAAGACTCTAGCTACCAGTATCTTTACCGGAACACATCCATAGCTAAACCGGGTATAATCAGGCTTAGTCTCAGTACGCCGCTGCATACTACGGATTCAGGGTTATATGATGTCAGACGTGATGTTGATACCGTGATGGGCTGCTGCCATTTAATCAGGACTGAGTGTTTCGAAAAAGTGCCGGGATTTGATATCGGTTTTTCGCCAAGCCAGCTTGATGATGTTGCTTTTCATCTTGATCTGCGTCTGCACGGCTATAAGGTGAGGTATCTTGGACAGCTCTCCTGCACCCACCACCGTTCAACTGGCTTTATGAATGCCAAAATGCACGGATTTAACGGCAACTCTTTAGGTAATGACGTAAAATTTTATTACCGTTTTCTTGACTCATTTGAAAAAATAAAAAGCTGGCAGGATAATCGCAATAGCAAGCTGAGCTGA
- a CDS encoding aldo/keto reductase, with the protein MQKRELGKSGLKVSALGLGCMGMSFAQGPAADKNEMIALIRSAVEMGVDFFDTAEVYGPYLNEELVGEALEPFKGQVSIATKFGIDLRDGKQILNSRPEAIRKSVEGSLKRLKIEAIDLYYLHRVDPEVPIEDVAGAVQELMEQGKVKHWGLSEPGIATVKKAHEILPLTAVQSEYSMMWREPESELIPLLEDLGIGLVPFSPLGKGFLTGRFDKNSTFGKDDFRSIVPRFAPENLDANQVLVKLIHDIAMAKKSLRRRLLLVGFLLKKNGLCLYLEQEI; encoded by the coding sequence ATGCAGAAAAGAGAATTAGGAAAAAGCGGACTTAAAGTTTCAGCTCTGGGACTTGGTTGTATGGGGATGAGTTTTGCTCAGGGGCCGGCAGCTGATAAAAATGAAATGATAGCGCTGATCCGTTCTGCCGTTGAGATGGGGGTAGACTTTTTCGACACAGCCGAAGTCTATGGGCCATATCTCAATGAGGAACTTGTTGGTGAAGCCCTTGAACCTTTTAAAGGTCAGGTTTCCATTGCCACCAAGTTCGGGATTGATCTGCGTGATGGAAAACAGATTCTGAATTCCAGACCTGAGGCCATTCGCAAGTCTGTAGAGGGATCGCTTAAAAGGTTAAAGATTGAAGCGATTGATCTTTATTATCTGCACCGTGTTGATCCTGAAGTACCCATTGAAGATGTAGCAGGAGCAGTACAAGAGCTTATGGAACAGGGGAAGGTAAAGCATTGGGGACTTTCTGAACCCGGAATTGCAACTGTTAAAAAAGCTCATGAAATATTGCCCCTTACTGCTGTTCAAAGTGAATATTCAATGATGTGGCGTGAACCTGAGAGCGAACTCATACCTTTGCTCGAAGATCTGGGTATAGGGCTTGTGCCTTTCAGTCCCCTTGGCAAAGGTTTTCTTACCGGTCGTTTTGATAAGAATTCGACTTTTGGTAAAGATGATTTCAGAAGTATTGTGCCACGCTTTGCTCCAGAGAATCTTGATGCAAATCAGGTCCTTGTTAAATTAATTCATGATATCGCAATGGCTAAAAAGTCACTCCGGCGCAGATTGCTCTTGGTTGGGTTCTTGCTCAAAAAAAATGGATTGTGCCTATACCTGGAACAAGAAATATGA